One Vitis vinifera cultivar Pinot Noir 40024 chromosome 15, ASM3070453v1 genomic window, agtgaaggtttttttttttcaaagggtAATTTTTGCAGTTTCTTAGGAGCCAAGCAAAAAAGATAAGGCTGTAAATAGGTCAACCATGGAGCCGCCTGAGCAACACCCACAAAaccaacaaaattcaaaataggCGTGAGCCACTTATTTGTTTCACCAACAATCTCAATCAACTCAAACAGAAAACCACTTTAAAGAAGAAGATATTCAGAAGTAAAAAACCTCAAAAATGGCCCTCAACACAAAACTTCTATCAACTCCATGAGATTAAGGTCAAGTCATTAATCCCACCAAGTAACATAGGAATATGAAAGAGAATAGAAGTTGTAAAAGCTGCTAAAACTGTATCCTGCAGCCTGCTTATGTTTTTAGCAACAGAAGAAGAATTGAATCGGTAAAACACTGCTGATATGAACCTTAGGGAAAGTgaaattcttaatatttttaacacatgAAATATTGCGTTAAGAACAAAGTTGAGATGACCCAGTGGGAGATtcataagcttttttttttgggtggtttTGGCCATGCTGTTACCACTTTTCAAAGTGCTACGAATCCATCTTTTTTATGCAATAAAATTCATGGATGGAGCTCCAATATCAGGATTCTCAACCAACCCCACTTGTAAAAAAATTGCTGAAAAGTGACATCATTAAAGCAAAATCAAACtcataaaaaaatggcattGTAAGGAGGAGGAGAGTGAGACCTTTACCTCCAGGGAGAGAGTCTGACTCCAGAAGATAAGATGGGCGTGTGTGGGCCATTCAGACAAAGCAAAGGTCATTAGTAACTTAATATAAAAAGGGGCCAGACCAGGACCCGAGAGTCGAGCCCTCTTATCTTGGGCTCACGCGGATCGGGCTGCCTTAGCTCGGCCCAGAAAGCCTTTTATCCCAGacgaaaaaaatttatttctcagtCGAGATACGGCCCTAAGCCCAAGCAATTTCAAACAAGCACAAAagttattattgaaaaaaaaaaaaatcttctcaaaCATGACTTTAGAAGGGTTCAAATCCTATTCATATGGGTGGGGTTTAGGCTTTAATTGTAACCTCCCAACTGTGTAGATATTATctgttttggacaaaaatgaatCATCAGGACTTAAAAATGTGTTTACAGGATTATGAAGAGTTTATACTTATATATCGTCGGAAGTTTTCCCttctatccgatgtgggatgtcacattAATGCTTAAGGACTTATAACGAAAACTTGTAGATGTTAGTCGTATAAAATTTGTAAGATAGTTGCATCACAAAGTTAGTAAATTTTTCTTCATTCAATAGTTGGAAATTTAGGTGATCTTTGCaaataatttaagatattaaCTTTTGGTAAAATTTCATGCTAGGTAGTTCTATGGTCTAGAATAgaaacaaaaacttttaaattcgAAAGTCTAAGGAAAAGTATTTTaatacataaattaaaaatcttaaatatataaattttaaataattatgattaTAAATAACTTCTTCTATTTTTCACTCAAGTTTGTTTGAAACGGCCTTTAATTTTTACTATTTGTTGCAtcgatttttttaaaatataatatttaaaaaatacttttattaaaaattaataaaaattaaatctactTTCCTCTTTAAGAAGTTCCCAAAGACTTAAAATccctttcaccttttttttttttttcatagaaataaaaattaaataactaaaaatgatTCAAAGGTGCAATTCTTCTGCACAAAGAGAAATCGCCCAAGGAATATGCTCTCTACACATGCAGCTACTGCTATACAATATTTGACAAAGTACAGAGTACACAACATTGCTCTCTAACAACACACCAAAGCTATATACTTCACTCCTGGTATGCATAGTATACAATCTTTATCCTTATACAGTATAAGTGGGAGGTTGAAGATGAGAGCCAAGCATTATAGTCAACTGGGTTGTGGGAAAAAGGACTCCAACCTTGTATTAGATTTTGGGTATTCACCATTAGGACCGGGCCAGAAGGCCTACCATCTGGATCTAACTTGGGTGCTGGAAGCTCATTATTTGCTGCAACAGACCACAATATGTACCAAAATTTGGAAAGAAGAGCAGCAAAAGTTATGGTTCATTTGGAGTTTCTGCTTCTTCTTCATATCCGCCAGAAACTGCAAGGGTTGAAGCCATGCAGAATGTCATCCTAGTGAGTTCCGGTGGTGGTGGCGTGAAGTCTATGATGGAAGAGGGCAAAATCTCAAAGTAGGTTGGTTTGGGAGTTGATAGGCAGCCGAGAGCTTGGATTAGTTCCTCCACGGCCAGGACACGAAACTTGGGGTGTGAGTTGAGGGCGATGTTGTCAACTCTGTGCTCAAAGATTTTTCCATTCTTATCGAGTTTGTATTCAGATGTGCCATCAAATCTGCTGTGACTCTCCCATAGGACTCGTGGGATGCCATGGACAGTCCAGCGAACCATTATGACATTCTCCACAGGCTGTGAAACACTGATAAGGTCGACCCATAATGCCTTGAAGAATATCCTTCCATGGAATCGAAGCCCCCAGAAGATTGACTTATAATTATCGACACCCACAAAAGTGTTGAGGGGATCCTTGAAAACAATGTCATCCCTAAGAATAATACAACATACCAGATTAGCATCCAATGCCATGGAATGAAAAGGGCATCATTCTATATAATCATGCAGTGTCATAGGGAAACAAATAAAGAGACATATCTGccaatagaaaaatgaatttgattccCAACTAGACTAAGTGACACAATGAGCACAAGACGCCTGAATTCATTATCCTTTGTGTATCAGAAGAAGCTTAACGAACTCAAAAGAATCTTATGCTACCCACTGAGAATTTCACAATGGCACTCCTACTTTGGACTTAGCTTTAGCATTCAGCAGATTGATTTTTGCTCTTACAATGAAAGTGATCTTTAACCAAATGATGTAGGAAACAATCATGAAGAACAAGAGATGGGAATTGTTTGAGTCTCTACCCTTTTTTTTCTGGACATAGAAGTTGCATAAAGATCATGAAAACAGTGAGAAAAGGCACAGGATTTAGTATCTATTAGAATTAATCAGGAGAAAAAAACATGGTGAATTAAAAGAATTGGAAATAATCATGAACAGAAGTTCTCTATACTGAATTAAATGAATTCAAGGTTAATCATCTggttggttgctgagaaaatgtaggaaagcAAAGATGCtaaaatttaaatgtaaataCTTTCGCAAGTAAACCTAGAACAGAAATCAAAACATAACATATaaggattcaaaattttctttgcttttctaaCCTTCTAAGGAAACCAAACGGATCATAAACCCAAAGTCcacaataataaaattaagaaattgcGTTCAAACCTGTAGATATCGAAACTGAGCTCCCTATAGAATAGCTCCGGAAATTCCTCTCTTAGAGTCCGAATCGCATACCCGGTATTCACGTAGTAATTCTGCTTCTCTTCATCCTCTTTGCTCTGCTTCGATGATCCTGGCTTCACTGGAGCTGAGAACTGTCCGTACAGCGCGCTCTGCTCCAAATCGGAAACCCTAACCTCCGACTCCTTGATGCTCGAACGAACCCCAATTCTAACCCTACCCCTACCACCGCCTTTCTCATAGCGCTTCAAATTTGCGACGCTTTTGAGAGCTCTGTGGTTAGGATTGGTGACAATCCTCCCCGCCGAAGTCTCGCCGCGGAGGCGGCCGGAAATAGATGAAACTTCCGGAGAATGGATGAGAACGGCCATCGGAAGTCAGATTCCGGTGAGGTTTAGGGAAGAAGAAGCCGCGGATCAGGGAGAAGTTGATCCGGAAAAGGACATTTTTGGCGAGAAACTTGTCAGGAAAAATCTGCAGAGATTTTATGGCCCCAACGGGAAAATATGGAAGGGAAATTGGAAGATACGTCTGGATAAGTTGTGTTTGGATAATTCATGAGAATTCAAATTATCGGGTGattaatagagaaaaaaatgtgattGGCTGTTGGACAGCGCACGTATCTTCCTAAAAGTGTATGTTTACGCGTCGAGCCCATTGATCCGAGCCgtctcatttttgtcttttgaaAGAATGTTCTGTCGATCGAACGGTATATGCAAGAGAGAACATTTTCCACCCAACCTTTCTTTTCCCCAAAACAGTATATTTCCAATCTTAATTCCATTATTCAAGCATGatgaaatatataatttatatattcttaaaatttaaaaatatttttaagtacttctatatataatattaaacttaaaattatttaatttttaaatattaataacaaatttaagtGACAATTACGATAAAAGGATAGATGAGCCCAATAATCATATTAAAGGCCACATATTTTacataattactaaaatatcCTTATCAAGTGCCGTATCAGCTACCTAGTCAACCCATTCCCCTTTCTCATCTTAATCCTTTTGAAATCCTTGCATTCATCATCTCAAACCTTGTAAGCTTGACTACAATTGTCATACCTTTTAATTGTTATAGATCATTTTAACCCACTTGGTAGTTGTCACACCCTTAAATatcaacccattttttttttcactgaaTGTGCGGTGCTAAGGACCAATCTTTCTTCACAACCCTTAGAAAAGCAAAGTAACATGCAACCACACGAGTACGGGAACACCCTTCCTAGCTTGTATTATTCAACTCTATAAGATACAAAATTGTCTTCCCAAAGTGTCTTAACACCTAGCTTGAGTCAAAGTACAATGCTTAGAACCCTTAAGCATTCAAAGACATTCTCTATGCTCTCATACTCTGTCTCAGAGATGTAGGAGACCATTTTAAAAGACCCAACCTACAATTtacaatttgaatttcaaaaccaAGGAGCTTGTCTAGTGGTTATGCAACTGCTACAACCTCCCATAATTGCTTGCATAACCACCCAGCTGAAGACACTCATTCAGTCCAAGGTGTCTCTTCGCACCAGCCATCAGCACCACAACCATCTGCCAGTCCCTTGTAGCTGAATGTTGTCCTGATCACTAGCTAGCTGCCATCCCCTCAAGCCTTTCTCATCAAGCCGCTGATGAGTTCTCCTAACAAGCTGCCTCCTCCCCATAAGATGCCTCTTGTGAACGGGTGCCCACCAACATGTCTCTGATCAAGGCCTTCTGAACCAGTAGCATGCACCAACCCGCTGACCAGGTATCTGGTGCATCAATGTGCCTTTCCCACACTGATGTGTGAGCCCATGCCATGTTGAGGTGCCCAGGGTCTGGGCATGTTGCTAGCTCCCACTATCAAGTCAAGCTCCACATCAATGAGTCATGGCATTGCACCCATGGCTGTTCCCTCCTGGTACACAGGGCATTGCGCCCCTGTGCCATGCGTAGGCATCATGGGTTCGAGTAAGCCGCACATCCTAGTGCCCCATCGAACCATGGTGTTGTGCCCATGGCTTCTCCAATTGTCTCATTGCACAAAGCTTAGGCACCCTCGTACCAGCACGAAG contains:
- the LOC100260179 gene encoding uncharacterized protein LOC100260179; translation: MAVLIHSPEVSSISGRLRGETSAGRIVTNPNHRALKSVANLKRYEKGGGRGRVRIGVRSSIKESEVRVSDLEQSALYGQFSAPVKPGSSKQSKEDEEKQNYYVNTGYAIRTLREEFPELFYRELSFDIYRDDIVFKDPLNTFVGVDNYKSIFWGLRFHGRIFFKALWVDLISVSQPVENVIMVRWTVHGIPRVLWESHSRFDGTSEYKLDKNGKIFEHRVDNIALNSHPKFRVLAVEELIQALGCLSTPKPTYFEILPSSIIDFTPPPPELTRMTFCMASTLAVSGGYEEEAETPNEP